CTGATGAAATAGGTCGAGTACTTGATATCGAAGGCACCGTATTTTTATTCGCGCCGGATGAGCAGGAAAGGGAGATGTTTCAAATTAGAAACAAGTTTCGGCTCAAACCTATCAGCACCGCCACGCTGCCCTCGCCAATCGATCAGATTTCCAAGGACTTCCACCCCGTTTACGCCTATAAAAAATACAGAAGCTGAGCCGCTATAGCCCGGGGCCTGCCGGGCAGGCGAAAAAAATCCGAAGCCCAAAACGGGCCTCGGATTTTCTTAGGCGCTAGACATCAGTCAATGCGCTTGCAACCGTGATGCGGCTCAAATCAAGACTGGGCACGCGCCTGGTTACGCAGGGCTTTAACCTGGTCGTGGTTGCGCTGCACGCCGTGGAACTGGCGCTCCACCAGGTCACGAATACCCAGCAGGTTGTGCTGATTGATCTTCTCGATCGCTTCCTTGTAAGCCTTCAGTGCGTGGTCTTCACCGCGCTCGGCCTCGTTCAGTACCGCTTCTTCGTCCTTGCCGGTCACCATCGACTTCACGTCGACCCAACCGCGGTGCATTGCACCGGCCACACTGCCGGATTCTTTTGGCTCGCCACCCAGGGCACGCACGGCGGTTTTCAGTTCTTCAGCGGCGGTACCGCAATCAACGGCACGCTTGGCGAACAACGCCTTGAGTTCAGGGTGCTTGATGTCTTCAGCGCATTCCTTGAAACCCTTTTGGCCGTCAATGCTGGTTTCGATCAGGTCGTTCAATACCGAGATGGATTCTTTATTGATGTCAGTCATTTTTCAATTCCTTATGTGGGTTGAGGAAGGTTGCTTTAATGATTGCAGCGCCCGTGCCAGGTTTTGAAAAACTATTTAACCTTTATATTTCAAAGACTTACGATTTATTGAACCATCTGTATGTACGTTATTTGCATGATCTGTCATTTGGCCTTCGTGCAGAATGCCTGTATTTTCCCAACTACCGACCCGCACGCTTGAAGCCCATGAACCCCGAAAAACTCGAATTGCTGATCACCCGCCAAATGCCCTTCGGCAAATACAAAGGGCGGATCATCGCTGACCTGCCCGGCCCCTACCTGAATTGGTTCGCCCGCGAGGGTTTTCCCCACGGCGAACTGGGTGGCTTGCTGGCACTGATGCAGGAAATCGACCACAACGGCCTGGCCGAATTGCTCGAACCGCTACGCGTAAAACACGGTAAACCCGCCCCTCGCCATTAACTAAGAGCCGCCCGATGCCAAGGAATGCAGACAACGAACTTCACTGGCAGGCCATTGCCCAGCGCTACGAGCCGGAGCCAGGCCCGATCAATCTGGAAAACGGTTACTTCGGACGCATGAGCCGTGCAGTCCAGGCGCAGTACCTGGAGCATGTTGCGTTTATCAACCGCAGCAACTCGGTGTATGTGCGCCAGCGTTTCGAGCAGGGAGAAAATCTGCAGATTCGCCGCCAGCTGGCCGGCTTGATCGATGCAGACCCGGACTCGCTGGCCTTCACCCGCAACGCCACCGAAGCCTTGCAGTCGCTGATCCGCAACTACAACCGCCTGCAGCCGGGCGATCAGGTGCTGATCAGTGATCTGGAGTACGACACGGTCAAAGGCGCGATGCGCTGGCTGGCCGGCGTGCGCGGGGTGGAGGTCGTCGAAATTACCCACACTCACCCAGCCAGTTTCGACAGCCTGCTTCAGACGTATCGCGATGCCTTCGTTCAATACCCGCGCTTGAAGCTGATGGCGCTGACCCATGTCACCCATCGCACTGGCCTGGTGATGCCGGTGGCGGCAATCGCCAGGGCGGCGCGTGAACGCGATGTCGACGTGATCCTCGATGGCGCCCACGCCCTGGGCCAGATCGACTTCAACCTTGCCGAACTGGGCATTCAGTTCGCCGGCTTCAACCTGCACAAATGGATTGGGGCACCGCTGACCCTGGGCTTTCTGTATATCGCCCCGGAGCGCCTGGCGGATATCGACCCGGACATGGGTGAATTCCACTACCCCACCACCGACGTGCGTGCGCGAACGTCCTACAGCACGCCGAACTTTCCGGCGCTGATGAGCCTGCCCTTGGTGTTTGAAGAGCATCGCCAATTGGGGGGTGCGGCGGCCAAGGGGGCGCGGGTGAACTACCTGCGCGATCTTTGGGTGAGCCAGGTGCGGCCGCTACCGGGGATTGAAGTGCTGACTTCGGATGATCCGCGCCTGTATTGCGGGATCACGGCGTTCAAGTTCGCTGGTCGCGATCAGCAGGTGATGGTCGACCGGTTGCTCAAAGAGTATGACGTGTTCACCACGACCCGCTCAGGGGCAGCGTTTGGCACGTGTATTCGGGTGACACCGGGGTTGATGACTACGGCTACGGAGATCAATGTGTTGGTGCACGCGATTACCCAGCTCAACACAGATTGAAATGTGGGAGGGGGCTTGCTCCCGATGGCGGTGTATCAGTCACCAAATGTATTGACTGAACCACTGCTATCGGGGGCAAGCCCCCTCCCACATTAGACTGTGTGGTGGTCTTGATTTCCACAGGCAAAAAAAAGCGGTCCGCCGACCAAGCGCACCGCAAAAATGCCGTTAAGCACAGCAACAACGATTCGGTAAATCAGATCAGTCCAGCAGCGCCAGCGCCTCGGCGGTGACTTCCTGGATGCGCGCCCAGTCGCCGTTCCTGACCCACTCAGGATCAAGCATCCAGCTACCGCCCACGCACATCACGTTTTTCAACGCCATGTAGCTTTTGATATTGGCCGGGCCGACGCCGCCGGTCGGGCAGAATTTCACTTCGCCGAACGGGCCGCCCAAGGCCTTGATCGCCGCTACGCCGCCGCTGACTTCGGCCGGGAACAGCTTGAAGCGGCGATAGCCCAGGCCATAGCCTTCCATGATGCCGGAGGCGTTGCTGATGCCGGGCAGCAGCGGGATCGGGCTGTGCACCGAGGCTTCCAGCAGATCGCGGGTGATGCCGGGGGTGACGATGAATTGCGAACCGGCCACCTCAGCGGCTTCAAGCATATGGCGGTCCAGCACGGTGCCGGCACCGGTGCACAGTTCAGGGCGCTGCTCGCGCAGCACCTGAATGGCCTTGAGGCCGAACTCGGAACGCAGGGTCACTTCCAGGGCGGTCAGGCCACCGGCGGCCAGGGCATCGGCGAGCGGCAGGATGTCCTGTTCGCGAGCGATGGTGATCACCGGCAGAATCCGCGCCTTGGCGCAGAGGCTGTCGATCAGGGCAACTTTATCCGCCATGGACACGGTCGGTTGAGGGCTTTTCATAGCGGCTGATCCTTGGCTCATGGGCACCAGTAAATCTCTAGAGTAGGTTGCAAAAACGCGCGAATCGGCATGGCAGCAACATCGTCACTGGCCAGGGCCGCGCTCAAGGTGGTCAATTTCGAACTCCCGGAAATCGACAGCACGGTGTAGTGGGCCGTGGCCAGTAAGGCGCGACTCATGGTCAGGCGCTGGTGCGGCACGGTCGGCGCCAGCATGGGCCAGCAACGACGGGTACCGTCGGCCTGCAACGCTTGGGCGAGGTTCGGGCTGTTGGGGAACAGCGAGGCGGTGTGACCGTCATCGCCCATGCCCAGCACCAGCACATCAATCGCTGGCAGCTCGGCCAGCAGGCGATCAGCCTGCTCGGCCGCGTCTTCGAGGTTGGCTGCGGCGCTGTACAGGCTCAAAAACTTTGCCTTGGCCGCCGGGCCTTGCAGCAGGTGCTGCTTCAACAGGCCGGCATTGCTGTCGGCGTGCTCAACCGGCACCCAGCGCTCGTCGGCCAGGGTGACGGTGACCTTTGACCAGTCCAGGGCCTGCCTGGCCAGGTTCTGGAAGAACGCCACGGGACTGCGGCCACCGGACACCACCAGGGTCGCCGCGCCACGGGCACTGATGGCCGCGCGCAGTTGTTCGGCCACGTCATTGGCCAGGCCGTCCGCCAACTGCACGGGCGTGCGGTACTCATGGGCAGTGACGCCCTGAGGCAGTTTCAATTCAGATATCGCCATACCACGACCTCCCATCCCGCGTGATCAGTGCAATCGAGCTCATCGGCCCCCAGGAACCCGCCGCATACGGCTTGGGCGCATCACCGGATTTTTTCCACCCGGCGATCAACTGGTCACACCACTTCCACGCGGCTTCGATTTCATCTTTGCGAACAAACAGGTTCTGATTGC
Above is a genomic segment from Pseudomonas sp. R5-89-07 containing:
- a CDS encoding PA2169 family four-helix-bundle protein, with the protein product MTDINKESISVLNDLIETSIDGQKGFKECAEDIKHPELKALFAKRAVDCGTAAEELKTAVRALGGEPKESGSVAGAMHRGWVDVKSMVTGKDEEAVLNEAERGEDHALKAYKEAIEKINQHNLLGIRDLVERQFHGVQRNHDQVKALRNQARAQS
- a CDS encoding DUF3820 family protein, producing MNPEKLELLITRQMPFGKYKGRIIADLPGPYLNWFAREGFPHGELGGLLALMQEIDHNGLAELLEPLRVKHGKPAPRH
- a CDS encoding aminotransferase class V-fold PLP-dependent enzyme; its protein translation is MPRNADNELHWQAIAQRYEPEPGPINLENGYFGRMSRAVQAQYLEHVAFINRSNSVYVRQRFEQGENLQIRRQLAGLIDADPDSLAFTRNATEALQSLIRNYNRLQPGDQVLISDLEYDTVKGAMRWLAGVRGVEVVEITHTHPASFDSLLQTYRDAFVQYPRLKLMALTHVTHRTGLVMPVAAIARAARERDVDVILDGAHALGQIDFNLAELGIQFAGFNLHKWIGAPLTLGFLYIAPERLADIDPDMGEFHYPTTDVRARTSYSTPNFPALMSLPLVFEEHRQLGGAAAKGARVNYLRDLWVSQVRPLPGIEVLTSDDPRLYCGITAFKFAGRDQQVMVDRLLKEYDVFTTTRSGAAFGTCIRVTPGLMTTATEINVLVHAITQLNTD
- a CDS encoding bifunctional 4-hydroxy-2-oxoglutarate aldolase/2-dehydro-3-deoxy-phosphogluconate aldolase — its product is MKSPQPTVSMADKVALIDSLCAKARILPVITIAREQDILPLADALAAGGLTALEVTLRSEFGLKAIQVLREQRPELCTGAGTVLDRHMLEAAEVAGSQFIVTPGITRDLLEASVHSPIPLLPGISNASGIMEGYGLGYRRFKLFPAEVSGGVAAIKALGGPFGEVKFCPTGGVGPANIKSYMALKNVMCVGGSWMLDPEWVRNGDWARIQEVTAEALALLD
- the pgl gene encoding 6-phosphogluconolactonase, with protein sequence MAISELKLPQGVTAHEYRTPVQLADGLANDVAEQLRAAISARGAATLVVSGGRSPVAFFQNLARQALDWSKVTVTLADERWVPVEHADSNAGLLKQHLLQGPAAKAKFLSLYSAAANLEDAAEQADRLLAELPAIDVLVLGMGDDGHTASLFPNSPNLAQALQADGTRRCWPMLAPTVPHQRLTMSRALLATAHYTVLSISGSSKLTTLSAALASDDVAAMPIRAFLQPTLEIYWCP